DNA from Ziziphus jujuba cultivar Dongzao chromosome 2, ASM3175591v1:
TATGAAAAGCATATAGCATctgaataaaatcaattttgaaattatcacccaaaaaaaaaaaaaagcttttagaTTATGGTTCTTACTGTGTTTTTTGAGAGGACATGAAAAATATCATCTACAGACCATAATCTACTGTGTTTACTAACTTCAAGGGATTCTTGGCGGACAATTTCCCTACCCATTTCTTGTATCAAGTGATGCATTCTTAGCTTGTTGCTCTCTATCGTGACGAGAGACGTATCGATGAGAACTTCAATCCCAATGTCGGCACATAAATGACTTGGGTAACATAATCTTTGTCCTTTCCAACAAAGAAACATGCAATATCAAGGACAATAGCCTTCTCTTCATCATTTAAAGCATCTTGGCTTATTTTAAGTATGTCATATAACTTCTTGCTGggtttgtttttcaaattctgTACAGAACTTTCCCATTGATTTTTTTGCCTTCCATACAGAAAGGAACCCAATACTTCAAGAGCTAAAGGAAGGCCATTAGCATAACTTAAAATGAGATCTAATAGTAGAAGGTATTCTTCAATAAGTTCATTTCTTTTGAAAGCATTCCAACTGAAGAGTTCAAGAGCTCTCGGATAATCTAATCCCTGGACTTCGTATATTCCATTAGCTTCACAAGTGGTTGGTAAGTGCTTGTTTCTAGTAGTTATGATGATTCTACTTCCTATACCAAACCACTCGTGCCCTCTTGCTAATGTCTCCAACTGATCGAGTTCATCTACATCGTCAAGAATAAGAAGTACGCTTTTATGACAGAGCCTTTCCCTTATAATGTTGATACCTCTATGAATATTGCTAATCTTTAAATTTTTGTCCACTGGCATGTCGAACAAAAGTGTTTCTTGTAGTTTGAGTAAACCAGAGTGGTTCTTTGATGTTTCTCTGACATTTGCAAGGTACCTAGAACCTTCAAATTCATCAGCAAATATGTTGAAACAGGCTTTAGTAATAGTGGACTTTCCTATTCCACCAATCCCATAGATCCCTCTGAATCGAATTTTGTCTTTTTCTGCGGCACTTATTAATGGATGCAACTTCTGTAGATGGGATTCAATTCCAACTGGGTATTTGGCAACATGTAGAAGTGTACGATTCAATTTGCTCAATGTGGCTTCAACGATTCTTTGGATCAATTGAGATTCATCTCTGCCCATTAACAAATTATAATCAGTGCAAAAGGAAGAGTTTGATATGTtgtacatgaaaaaaaaaaagtcaattgtCATTATTATAATAGAATATTTAACCTTGTTGCCGTTAAAATTGATGTGGCTAATCTGATGGGTTAAAAGGTTATTAGATGGTGGAATGGCATTTTACTTTTTGACTACAAAATTGATTAACAAATGGAATCTAAATCTGGTGGATGTATTAAGGTGAGAGATAATAAGTAATTTACATACCCTTGGTCTAAATGCCATCCAGAGAGATTGAAAGCTTTTTTCAAAGCAAACTTCCACCTGGGCAACTTTCCCTTATTGTTTTTGGAACTTATTTCATGTTAAGCTAATGCTTCTCCAAAACTGCCTGTATGATATCTTACTTCAGAAGGATCCACATATAAAAAGATTGGCCAAACTAGTTGTTGAAATGATTCCCGACACTCGATGATCTCCACcagttcatccaaacaccacAACGAATATGCATAGTTTTTATAGAAGATAATGATTGATATCTTTGATCCTCTAATTGCCTTGATAAGTGATGGTGATATTTCTTCTCCTCTGTCTAGCTCTTCATTGTCATTGAAAGTCTGAATTCCCTTTTGCTGCAAAGCTCTGTTGTAGATGACCAGTGAAATTGTTGCGCGTGTCTTCGCCACTGAAACTCAAGAAAATCATGTTGTTGTGTTGTTGTTCTTCCACAGTTACTAGAGAAGAGGTAGAGGAAAGCTGGTGagccatttttctttaattttccaGTCAACAATATGATGTAGATGCATAtgatatatgtatgtttatggTAAGGTAACTTCCAAGAAGATGCTCATCAATGTCAACATTTAATTTAGTGGCAAGATGGATACCAATTATGACTCTTCCTTGGTGGTCAAGGGCATTACCGAACAAGAGGATCCCTCTGCATGGTCTACCAGAAAGGATCTCCTTCTTCTTAGGTCCTTATTTGCCAATTTCAATTGGTCTATTTCCTGGAATTCAAGGTTGACTAATAATGCCGCAGACTTGCTTGCTAAAAAAGCTCTTCATGACAATTTGCTTTTTGAATGTACTGGTAATTCTATCTCTCTTCCAAGAGatcttttgaatattttgaCCACCGACTTGTTGGGAGGTGGCCTCTCGTTGTAATTCCTCCTCTTTTGGAGGCTTTTTGTGCCTTTGGCAATGAATTatcttttcattaaaaaaaattgaaatggaaaAAGGGTGAATGGTTCACTGAtcagagtttttatttttttttattttatgaatgtgCACTGTTCTGAgttggaaaaaataattataaataataaaatagtttagGTTGGTGCAATAGTTTAGTCACTGAAGTCTCCTTATTTAATTTTGCGCATGCTCCTCATTCGtggcttttttattattattattattctcattattattttttattgaaatttgaaatgacAGAAAAAATAGTGGTTTTTTAATCGCTGCGTTGTTTCCACTGCTATACAGAACAGCTCATCATCCatgttatttaatttgttttaaaaatgtttttgataaaaaattttagaaattttagaaaGAAGAGAATGAAAACGAAAAACACTACTGTTtatctgagaaaaaaaaaaatccaaaattttt
Protein-coding regions in this window:
- the LOC132800795 gene encoding disease resistance protein Roq1-like gives rise to the protein MGRDESQLIQRIVEATLSKLNRTLLHVAKYPVGIESHLQKLHPLISAAEKDKIRFRGIYGIGGIGKSTITKACFNIFADEFEGSRYLANVRETSKNHSGLLKLQETLLFDMPVDKNLKISNIHRGINIIRERLCHKSVLLILDDVDELDQLETLARGHEWFGIGSRIIITTRNKHLPTTCEANGIYEVQGLDYPRALELFSWNAFKRNELIEEYLLLLDLILSYANGLPLALEVLGSFLYGRQKNQWESSVQNLKNKPSKKLYDILKISQDALNDEEKAIVLDIACFFVGKDKDYVTQVIYVPTLGLKFSSIRLSSR